The proteins below come from a single Alkalidesulfovibrio alkalitolerans DSM 16529 genomic window:
- the cas8c gene encoding type I-C CRISPR-associated protein Cas8c/Csd1: MLVQTLAAYADSYLADDLAAIAFEEKPVRYLVELDDAGRFCGIRERVRQETRRVGKKEKSVEVVETLRVPRSPVNRNSGVHPLLGCDALPYLFGPRLGVWTAEGKGDKEGRNHAGFVELIQVVAEQTGDAALAACAAFYADPAAVERAAAEVAALKPPPGALASLSVRPARLDSDDPGGPVVGRPVVRRYWTAHYERASGERHAKGGEGMCLISGESGPLAVTHDLIKGAGNLGGQAGVALMSFDKAAFRSYGWEKNANSPVSPGRASAYVLALNDLLRPGAHRRGMSPSVSLHTRSDYGGMAFLYWTREPTDVLPIQILQEPDPDNVKRLMDTPHRPSQMPHGLAGRGNEFYLLAVSGNGGRLVVRDWYPESLEQVTDNVRQWFSDLAMADVFKGGERARPPSIYALLSAVSPPGREPNDKANAAISLAFMRRALHGLPFGHSVLAAALNRLRREQGKARLAADRVALVRLCVNDIAKTKKGGPIMAECLDNDQNDAAYLCGQLLAEYEALQYQALGEVNVTVGDRYYAMASTRPLLAFKRLEDLSRAHLKRLRSDKKAAGIALQQRITALVKRIGESACGNFPAALSLEEQGRFVIGYHHQKADNARKAKEAKAAKEAAKAADAAAESAVPTDAKN; the protein is encoded by the coding sequence ATGCTCGTACAGACACTAGCCGCCTATGCGGACAGCTATCTTGCCGACGATCTCGCGGCCATCGCCTTCGAGGAGAAGCCCGTGCGCTACCTTGTGGAGTTGGACGACGCCGGACGATTTTGCGGTATTCGCGAGCGGGTGCGGCAGGAGACACGGCGCGTGGGCAAGAAAGAAAAGAGCGTGGAGGTGGTGGAGACATTGCGCGTGCCGCGCTCGCCCGTGAACCGCAACAGCGGCGTGCACCCCCTGCTCGGATGCGACGCCCTGCCCTATCTGTTCGGCCCCAGGCTGGGCGTCTGGACCGCAGAAGGCAAAGGGGACAAGGAAGGCCGCAACCACGCGGGCTTCGTCGAGTTGATCCAGGTCGTGGCCGAGCAGACCGGGGACGCCGCCCTGGCCGCCTGCGCAGCCTTCTACGCCGACCCGGCTGCGGTGGAGCGCGCCGCAGCGGAGGTAGCCGCGCTGAAGCCGCCGCCCGGCGCTTTGGCCAGTCTGAGCGTGCGGCCCGCGCGGCTGGACAGTGACGATCCCGGCGGGCCGGTGGTGGGCCGCCCGGTCGTGCGGCGGTACTGGACCGCGCACTACGAGCGAGCCTCCGGCGAGCGTCACGCCAAGGGCGGGGAGGGCATGTGCCTGATCTCCGGCGAATCCGGTCCCCTGGCTGTGACGCACGACCTGATCAAGGGCGCGGGCAACCTGGGCGGACAGGCTGGCGTGGCCCTCATGTCCTTCGACAAGGCGGCCTTCCGCTCCTACGGCTGGGAGAAGAACGCCAACAGCCCGGTGAGTCCGGGCCGGGCATCGGCCTACGTGTTGGCCCTGAACGATCTGTTGCGGCCGGGCGCGCATCGCAGGGGCATGTCCCCGAGCGTGAGCCTGCACACGCGCTCGGACTACGGCGGTATGGCCTTCCTGTACTGGACGCGCGAGCCCACGGACGTTCTGCCCATTCAGATACTGCAGGAGCCCGACCCGGACAACGTGAAGCGGCTCATGGACACGCCGCACCGGCCGTCGCAGATGCCCCACGGCCTTGCGGGCCGCGGGAACGAGTTCTACCTGCTGGCGGTCTCAGGCAACGGCGGTCGGCTGGTAGTGCGCGACTGGTATCCGGAGAGCCTGGAGCAGGTGACGGACAACGTCCGCCAGTGGTTCTCGGACTTGGCCATGGCCGACGTGTTCAAAGGCGGCGAGCGCGCGCGGCCCCCCTCGATCTACGCGCTCCTCTCTGCCGTGAGCCCGCCGGGACGCGAGCCGAACGACAAGGCCAACGCCGCCATATCCCTCGCGTTCATGCGCCGGGCGCTGCACGGCCTGCCGTTCGGGCATTCGGTCCTGGCCGCAGCCCTGAACCGGCTTCGCCGCGAGCAGGGCAAAGCGCGCCTGGCTGCGGACCGCGTGGCCCTGGTGCGGCTGTGCGTCAACGATATCGCGAAAACCAAAAAAGGAGGGCCTATCATGGCCGAATGCCTGGACAATGACCAGAACGACGCCGCCTATCTCTGCGGCCAATTGCTCGCCGAGTACGAGGCTTTGCAGTACCAGGCCCTGGGCGAGGTCAACGTCACCGTTGGCGACCGCTACTATGCCATGGCCTCGACCAGACCACTCTTGGCGTTCAAACGTCTGGAGGATTTGAGCCGCGCCCATCTCAAGCGGCTGCGAAGCGATAAGAAGGCCGCGGGCATTGCCCTCCAGCAGCGCATCACCGCGCTCGTGAAACGCATCGGGGAGAGCGCCTGCGGTAACTTCCCTGCGGCGTTGAGTCTGGAGGAGCAGGGCCGCTTCGTCATCGGCTACCATCACCAAAAGGCCGACAACGCGCGCAAGGCCAAGGAGGCCAAGGCCGCCAAGGAGGCAGCCAAGGCTGCCGACGCGGCCGCCGAGTCCGCCGTTCCCACCGATGCCAAGAACTAA